One part of the Coffea eugenioides isolate CCC68of chromosome 10, Ceug_1.0, whole genome shotgun sequence genome encodes these proteins:
- the LOC113750651 gene encoding uncharacterized protein LOC113750651 encodes MFSSKSKAFFIDGPGGTRKTFLYRSLLSALRSQGYIAIAVATSGVAASIFSRGRTAHSRIKIPLDFSRSKTWREPVDKNGEVTLPSDLVIPYHNKNDSLGRLIHCVFLDLHLYSTDPYQMINRYILSPTNSSVDEHNEFYIALSRLRTSDIVKVLIVPETFDDIKIDNRTRNIIFSEVFHLARMMAQIIPMKDILPGA; translated from the exons ATGTTCTCTTCGAAAAGTAAGGCCTTTTTTATCGACGGCCCTGGGGGAACTAGAAAGACATTCTTGTATCGGTCACTTCTATCCGCTTTAAGGTCTCAAGGTTACATTGCTATTGCTGTAGCTACTTCTGGTGTTGCAGCATCAATCTTTTCTAGAGGGAGGACTGCACACTCTAGAATTAAAATTCCTTTAGATTTCTCAAGGAGTAAAACCT GGCGAGAGCCTGTTGACAAAAATGGAGAAGTAACACTTCCTTCTGACTTGGTAATTCCCTATCATAACAAAAACGATTCCTTAGGCAG GTTGATACATTGTGTTTTCCTTGATTTGCATCTTTATTCAACTGATCCTTATCAAATGATCAATAGATACATTCTTTCTCCTACAAATAGCTCCGTTGATGAACATAATGAG TTTTACATTGCATTGTCTAGGCTCAGGACTTCTGATATAGTTAAAGTCTTGATTGTTCCTGAAACTTTTGATGATATCAAAATCGATAATAGAacaagaaatattatttttagtgAAGTGTTTCATTTAGCTAGAAT GATGGCACAGATTATTCCAATGAAAGACATTCTTCCTGGTGCATAG